One part of the Arabidopsis thaliana chromosome 1 sequence genome encodes these proteins:
- a CDS encoding transcription factor jumonji (jmjC) domain-containing protein gives MRKTLPDLFDAQPDLLFQLVTMLSPTVLQENKVPVYTVLQEPGNFVITFPKSFHAGFNFGLNCAEAVNFATADWLPYGGSGAELYRLYRKPSVISHEELLCVVAKGNCCNNEGSIHLKKELLRIYSKEKTWREQLWKSGILRSSPMFVPECADSVGIEEDPTCIICQQFLHLSAIVCNCRPSVFACLEHWKHLCECEPTKLRLEYRYTLAELDMMVQEVEKFGGCKTQETKISQRPSSGTKRSIALNKKEGMQVSQARPADKWLLRASKVLDAAFSSVEYATLLKESEQFLWAGSEMDRVRDVTKSLNKAKIWAEAVSDCLSKVEGEVNDDSMKVHLEFIDELLRVNPVPCFNSGYLKLKDYAEEARKLSEKIDSALSSSPTITQLELLHSEVSRSPISLKKHEILSKKISSAKMLAKRAKRYLTDAKPPGIEMDALFKLNSEMLELHVQLPETEGILDLVKKSESARDKSNKVLTGSLSLENVEELLHEFDSFSINVPELNILRQYHVDTLSWISRFNDVMVDVREGKDQRKLISDLSSLLRDGASLGIQVEGLPLVEVELKKASCREKARTVYTARKSLDFIEQLLSEAVILHIEEEEIFVEISGILSTARCWEERASTILENETQMYELKDLVRMSVNIDAVLPTLQGIENTISSAETWLQKSEPFLSATSSMASSPCSMLELPVLKDLVTQAKLLNVQLQEPRILETLLLNCERWQCDNHQLLQETEDLLDNAKIDDGTHSNILPKIMDLITRVDSARRSGLALGLNFDELPKLRTASLKLGWCCKTITLSSSSPTSELLEDVGKPSLQHIQQHLKEGQTLEILPEEYYLGKRLMELKDTGLEWAKRARKVVTDSGALALEDVFELISEGENLPVHAEQELQSLRARSMLHCICLKPYNSRSMVSCSQCGEWYHTYCLKLHWRPKAYVCSACCPLAETTPQIDPARATEPERPSLNQRRTRMVATDAAVNDLKWKTRKHIKRTTKRSPQVHILPWFFT, from the exons ATGCGAAAAACCCTACCCGATCTCTTTGATGCTCAGCCAGATTTGCTCTTTCAACTAGTTACCATGTTGAGTCCGACtgttttacaagaaaataaagtcCCGGTCTACACAGTATTACAG GAGCCAGGAAACTTCGTGATCACATTTCCAAAATCCTTTCATGCTGGATTCAATTTTG GTCTAAATTGTGCAGAGGCCGTCAACTTTGCTACTGCTGATTGGCTACCTTATGGTGGTTCTGGGGCGGAGCTGTATCGGCTGTACCGGAAACCTTCAGTCATATCTCATGAAGAGCTTCTCTGCGTGGTAGCTAAG GGAAACTGCTGCAATAACGAAGGGTCAATACatttgaagaaagaattgCTCAGAATATACAGCAAGGAAAAAACCTGGAGAGAGCAGCTCTGGAAAAGTGGTATTTTGAGATCTTCTCCTATGTTTGTGCCTGAATGCGCTGATTCTGTGGGCATCGAAGAG GATCCAACATGCATCATATGCCAgcagtttcttcatctttctgcTATCGTCTGCAATTGCAGGCCATCTGTTTTTGCATGCTTAGAG CACTGGAAGCATCTTTGTGAATGTGAACCTACGAAGTTGCGACTTGAATATCGTTATACCCTTGCCGAGTTAGATATGATGGTACAAGAAGTTGAAAAGTTTGGTGGGTgcaaaacacaagaaaccaaaatctcaCAACGGCCGAGTTCAGGCACCAAACGATCTATTGctttaaataaaaag GAGGGAATGCAAGTGAGTCAGGCACGGCCAGCAGACAAATGGCTTCTTAGAGCATCAAAGGTTCTTGACGCTGCGTTTTCTAGTGTTGAATATGCCACCCTTTTGAAGGAATCAGAACAGTTTCTTTGGGCTGGATCAGAAATGGACCGT GTACGAGATGTTACAAAAAGTTTGAACAAAGCAAAGATATGGGCTGAAGCTGTTAGTGACTGTCTTTCAAAAGTCGAAGGTGAAGTCAACGATGATTCAATGAAAGTTCACTTGGAATTTATTGATGAGTTGCTGAGAGTTAATCCTGTTCCTTGCTTTAATTCTGGTTATCTGAAACTAAAG GACTATGCTGAAGAAGCTAGAAAATTGTCCGAGAAAATCGATTCAGCTCTCTCGAGTAGCCCAACT ATCACCCAGCTGGAGCTATTGCATTCTGAAGTCTCCAGATCGCCAATCTCCCTAAAAAAACACGAGATCTTGTCAAAGAAAATCTCTTCCGCAAAG ATGTTAGCTAAAAGGGCGAAACGCTATCTCACAGACGCTAAACCTCCAGGAATTGAAATGGATGCACTTTTCAAGCTAAATTCAGAG ATGTTAGAGCTTCATGTTCAACTTCCAGAAACAGAAGGGATTCTGGATTTGGTAAAGAAATCAGAATCAGCCCGTGATAAAAGTAACAAAGTTTTGACTGGTTCTTTATCTCTCGAG AATGTGGAAGAGTTGCTTCATGAATTCGATAGTTTCAGCATTAACGTTCCTGAGTTGAATATCCTGAGGCAGTATCATGTTGACACTTTGTCTTGGATTTCACGCTTTAATGATGTAATGGTTGATGTTCGTGAAGGCAAGGACCAACGAAAGCTAATTAGTGACCTCAGTTCCCTTCTACGGGATGGAGCATCCTTAGGCATTCAAG TTGAAGGACTCCCTCTTGTTGAAGTTGAATTGAAGAAGGCATCTTGCCGGGAAAAAGCTCGAACG GTTTATACTGCAAGAAAATCTCTGGATTTCATTGAGCAACTGCTCTCGGAAGCTGTTAT ACTACACATCGAAGAGGAGGAGATATTTGTTGAGATCTCGGGAATTTTGTCAACAGCACGGTGTTGGGAGGAAAGAGCAAGCACTATCCTTGAAAATGAAACTCAGATGTACGAGCTTAAAGATCTCGTAAG GATGTCAGTCAACATTGATGCGGTTTTACCTACTCTGCAAGGCATAGAGAACACAATCTCGTCGGCTGAAACTTGGCTTCAGAAATCTGAGCCTTTTCTATCAGCCACTTCCTCTATGGCATCATCTCCATGTTCTATGCTTGAACTTCCTGTATTAAAG GATCTAGTTACTCAGGCTAAATTGCTCAATGTTCAGCTTCAAGAGCCACGAATTCTTGAAACATTGTTGCTTAACTGCGAGAGGTGGCAGTGTGATAATCATCAGCTCTTGCAAGAAACTGAAGATTTGTTGGACAATGCGAAAATAGATGATGGCACGCATAGCAATATCCTTCCGAAGATAATGGATTTGATAACCAGAGTGGACTCCGCTAGGAGATCTGGTCTGGCCCTTGGTCTCAATTTCGATGAACTTCCCAAACTTCGAACTGCAAGTCTAAAACTAGGATGGTGTTGTAAGACCATCACGTTAAGCTCTAGCTCACCTACCTCTGAG TTGCTAGAAGATGTTGGAAAGCCCTCGTTACAGCATATTCAGCAGCACTTAAAAGAG GGACAAACACTTGAAATATTACCTGAAGAGTATTACTTAGGCAAGAGACTCATGGAGTTAAAAGACACTGGACTGGAGTGGGCAAAACGAGCTAGAAAG GTGGTAACAGACTCAGGTGCTCTTGCCTTGGAAGATGTTTTCGAGCTTATTTCTGAGGGTGAAAACTTACCTGTTCATGCAGAGCAGGAACTTCAG TCTTTACGAGCTCGGAGTATGTTACACTGCATTTGTCTAAAGCCATACAACTCAAGATCCATGGTTTCTTGTAGTCAATGTGGCGAATGGTATCACACCTATTGTTTAAAGCTTCATTGGCGGCCTAAGGCTTATGTCTGCTCCGCTTGCTGTCCACTGGCAGAAACCACTCCACAGATCGATCCCGCCAG AGCAACAGAGCCAGAGAGACCGTCTCTGAACCAAAGACGGACAAGAATGGTCGCGACTGATGCAGCAGTTAATGACTTAAAGTGGAAAACCCGAAAACACATCAAACGGACAACTAAACGGAGTCCTCAGGTTCATATTCTTCCCTGGTTTTTCACTTAA
- a CDS encoding transcription factor jumonji (jmjC) domain-containing protein, with translation MCLVMGKGRVKAVEKRVLDQKLRGSINVPLGPVYYPTEDEFKDPLEYIHKIKPEAEVYGICKIVPPNNWKPPFGLDLESVKFPTKTQEIHRLQFRPSSCNSKTFKLEYNRFLEEHLGKKLKKRVVFEGEELDLCKLFNAVKRFGGYEKVVKGKKWGEVYQFMSSGEKISKCAKHVLCQLYKEHLHDFENYHNRMNVDASKSCKRKINGIRRCSESRSSKRRKRNADVKNPKVENEEGVDQACEQCKSDKHGEVMLLCDSCNKGWHIYCLSPPLKHIPLGNWYCLECLNTDEETFGFVPGKCLLLEDFKRIADRAKRKWFGSGTVSRTQIEKKFWEIVEGSGGEVEVMYGNDLDTSVYGSGFPRIGDQRPESVEADIWDEYCGSPWNLNNMPKLKGSMLQAIRHNINGVTVPWLYLGMLFSSFCWHFEDHCFYSVNYLHWGEAKCWYGIPGSAASAFEKVMRKTLPDLFDAQPDLLFQLVTMLSPTVLQENKVPVYTVLQEPGNFVITFPKSFHAGFNFGLNCAEAVNFATADWLPYGGSGAELYRLYRKPSVISHEELLCVVAKGNCCNNEGSIHLKKELLRIYSKEKTWREQLWKSGILRSSPMFVPECADSVGIEEDPTCIICQQFLHLSAIVCNCRPSVFACLEHWKHLCECEPTKLRLEYRYTLAELDMMVQEVEKFGGCKTQETKISQRPSSGTKRSIALNKKEGMQVSQARPADKWLLRASKVLDAAFSSVEYATLLKESEQFLWAGSEMDRVRDVTKSLNKAKIWAEAVSDCLSKVEGEVNDDSMKVHLEFIDELLRVNPVPCFNSGYLKLKDYAEEARKLSEKIDSALSSSPTITQLELLHSEVSRSPISLKKHEILSKKISSAKMLAKRAKRYLTDAKPPGIEMDALFKLNSEMLELHVQLPETEGILDLVKKSESARDKSNKVLTGSLSLENVEELLHEFDSFSINVPELNILRQYHVDTLSWISRFNDVMVDVREGKDQRKLISDLSSLLRDGASLGIQVEGLPLVEVELKKASCREKARTVYTARKSLDFIEQLLSEAVILHIEEEEIFVEISGILSTARCWEERASTILENETQMYELKDLVRMSVNIDAVLPTLQGIENTISSAETWLQKSEPFLSATSSMASSPCSMLELPVLKDLVTQAKLLNVQLQEPRILETLLLNCERWQCDNHQLLQETEDLLDNAKIDDGTHSNILPKIMDLITRVDSARRSGLALGLNFDELPKLRTASLKLGWCCKTITLSSSSPTSELLEDVGKPSLQHIQQHLKEGQTLEILPEEYYLGKRLMELKDTGLEWAKRARKVVTDSGALALEDVFELISEGENLPVHAEQELQSLRARSMLHCICLKPYNSRSMVSCSQCGEWYHTYCLKLHWRPKAYVCSACCPLAETTPQIDPARATEPERPSLNQRRTRMVATDAAVNDLKWKTRKHIKRTTKRSPQVHILPWFFT, from the exons ATGTGTTTGGTAATGGGAAAAGGTAGAGTTAAAGCAGTGGAGAAAAGGGTTTTAGATCAGAAACTTAGAGGATCGATCAATGTTCCTTTAGGACCAGTTTATTATCCGACAGAAGATGAATTCAAAGATCCATTAGAGTATATACACAAGATCAAGCCAGAGGCAGAGGTTTATGGTATTTGCAAGATTGTTCCACCTAATAATTGGAAACCTCcttttggtttggatttggaATCTGTTAAGTTTCCTACAAAGACACAAGAGATTCATCGGTTGCAGTTTCGTCCTTCTTCGTGTAATTCAAAGACGTTTAAGTTGGAGTACAATAGGTTTTTGGAGGAGCATTTAGgtaagaagctgaagaagagagttgtttttgaaggagaagaattgGATTTGTGTAAGCTGTTCAACGCAGTGAAGCGGTTTGGAGGTTATGAAAAGGTTGTCAAAGGGAAAAAATGGGGTGAAGTGTATCAGTTTATGAGCTCTGGTGAAAAGATTTCAAAGTGTGCGAAACATGTCTTGTGTCAGTTATACAAAGAGCATTTGCATGATTTCGAGAATTATCATAATCGGATGAATGTAGATGCGTCAAAGAGTTGCAAAAGGAAGATTAATGGCATTCGACGATGTTCTGAATCTCGGAGCtcgaagagaagaaaaagaaatgctGATGTGAAAAATCCCAAGGTGGAAAATGAAGAAGGGGTTGATCAAGCGTGTGAGCAATGTAAAAGTGACAAACACGGTGAAGTGATGCTTTTGTGTGATAGTTGTAATAAAGGTTGGCATATATATTGTCTATCGCCACCGTTGAAGCATATCCCACTTGGGAACTGGTATTGCCTTGAGTGTTTAAACACTGATGAAGAGACTTTTGGCTTTGTGCCTGGTAAATGCTTATTACTTGAAGATTTTAAGCGAATTGCTGATCGAGCCAAAAGAAAGTGGTTTGGTTCAGGAACAGTGTCTAGGACGCAGATAGAGAAAAAGTTTTGGGAGATAGTAGAAGGGTCAGGTGGTGAGGTTGAAGTTATGTATGGTAATGACTTGGATACTTCTGTTTACGGGAGTGGTTTTCCTCGAATAGGCGACCAAAGACCAGAATCAGTTGAGGCAGATATATGGGATGAGTATTGTGGTAGCCCCTGGAATCTCAATAACATGCCTAAGTTGAAAGGATCTATGCTTCAGGCCATTCGACATAACATTAATGGTGTTACAGTGCCTTGGCTATATCTTGGAAtgctcttctcttctttttgttggcATTTTGAGGACCATTGTTTTTACTCTGTCAATTATCTACACTG GGGAGAGGCAAAATGTTGGTATGGTATTCCAGGCAGTGCTGCTAGTGCTTTTGAAaag GTCATGCGAAAAACCCTACCCGATCTCTTTGATGCTCAGCCAGATTTGCTCTTTCAACTAGTTACCATGTTGAGTCCGACtgttttacaagaaaataaagtcCCGGTCTACACAGTATTACAG GAGCCAGGAAACTTCGTGATCACATTTCCAAAATCCTTTCATGCTGGATTCAATTTTG GTCTAAATTGTGCAGAGGCCGTCAACTTTGCTACTGCTGATTGGCTACCTTATGGTGGTTCTGGGGCGGAGCTGTATCGGCTGTACCGGAAACCTTCAGTCATATCTCATGAAGAGCTTCTCTGCGTGGTAGCTAAG GGAAACTGCTGCAATAACGAAGGGTCAATACatttgaagaaagaattgCTCAGAATATACAGCAAGGAAAAAACCTGGAGAGAGCAGCTCTGGAAAAGTGGTATTTTGAGATCTTCTCCTATGTTTGTGCCTGAATGCGCTGATTCTGTGGGCATCGAAGAG GATCCAACATGCATCATATGCCAgcagtttcttcatctttctgcTATCGTCTGCAATTGCAGGCCATCTGTTTTTGCATGCTTAGAG CACTGGAAGCATCTTTGTGAATGTGAACCTACGAAGTTGCGACTTGAATATCGTTATACCCTTGCCGAGTTAGATATGATGGTACAAGAAGTTGAAAAGTTTGGTGGGTgcaaaacacaagaaaccaaaatctcaCAACGGCCGAGTTCAGGCACCAAACGATCTATTGctttaaataaaaag GAGGGAATGCAAGTGAGTCAGGCACGGCCAGCAGACAAATGGCTTCTTAGAGCATCAAAGGTTCTTGACGCTGCGTTTTCTAGTGTTGAATATGCCACCCTTTTGAAGGAATCAGAACAGTTTCTTTGGGCTGGATCAGAAATGGACCGT GTACGAGATGTTACAAAAAGTTTGAACAAAGCAAAGATATGGGCTGAAGCTGTTAGTGACTGTCTTTCAAAAGTCGAAGGTGAAGTCAACGATGATTCAATGAAAGTTCACTTGGAATTTATTGATGAGTTGCTGAGAGTTAATCCTGTTCCTTGCTTTAATTCTGGTTATCTGAAACTAAAG GACTATGCTGAAGAAGCTAGAAAATTGTCCGAGAAAATCGATTCAGCTCTCTCGAGTAGCCCAACT ATCACCCAGCTGGAGCTATTGCATTCTGAAGTCTCCAGATCGCCAATCTCCCTAAAAAAACACGAGATCTTGTCAAAGAAAATCTCTTCCGCAAAG ATGTTAGCTAAAAGGGCGAAACGCTATCTCACAGACGCTAAACCTCCAGGAATTGAAATGGATGCACTTTTCAAGCTAAATTCAGAG ATGTTAGAGCTTCATGTTCAACTTCCAGAAACAGAAGGGATTCTGGATTTGGTAAAGAAATCAGAATCAGCCCGTGATAAAAGTAACAAAGTTTTGACTGGTTCTTTATCTCTCGAG AATGTGGAAGAGTTGCTTCATGAATTCGATAGTTTCAGCATTAACGTTCCTGAGTTGAATATCCTGAGGCAGTATCATGTTGACACTTTGTCTTGGATTTCACGCTTTAATGATGTAATGGTTGATGTTCGTGAAGGCAAGGACCAACGAAAGCTAATTAGTGACCTCAGTTCCCTTCTACGGGATGGAGCATCCTTAGGCATTCAAG TTGAAGGACTCCCTCTTGTTGAAGTTGAATTGAAGAAGGCATCTTGCCGGGAAAAAGCTCGAACG GTTTATACTGCAAGAAAATCTCTGGATTTCATTGAGCAACTGCTCTCGGAAGCTGTTAT ACTACACATCGAAGAGGAGGAGATATTTGTTGAGATCTCGGGAATTTTGTCAACAGCACGGTGTTGGGAGGAAAGAGCAAGCACTATCCTTGAAAATGAAACTCAGATGTACGAGCTTAAAGATCTCGTAAG GATGTCAGTCAACATTGATGCGGTTTTACCTACTCTGCAAGGCATAGAGAACACAATCTCGTCGGCTGAAACTTGGCTTCAGAAATCTGAGCCTTTTCTATCAGCCACTTCCTCTATGGCATCATCTCCATGTTCTATGCTTGAACTTCCTGTATTAAAG GATCTAGTTACTCAGGCTAAATTGCTCAATGTTCAGCTTCAAGAGCCACGAATTCTTGAAACATTGTTGCTTAACTGCGAGAGGTGGCAGTGTGATAATCATCAGCTCTTGCAAGAAACTGAAGATTTGTTGGACAATGCGAAAATAGATGATGGCACGCATAGCAATATCCTTCCGAAGATAATGGATTTGATAACCAGAGTGGACTCCGCTAGGAGATCTGGTCTGGCCCTTGGTCTCAATTTCGATGAACTTCCCAAACTTCGAACTGCAAGTCTAAAACTAGGATGGTGTTGTAAGACCATCACGTTAAGCTCTAGCTCACCTACCTCTGAG TTGCTAGAAGATGTTGGAAAGCCCTCGTTACAGCATATTCAGCAGCACTTAAAAGAG GGACAAACACTTGAAATATTACCTGAAGAGTATTACTTAGGCAAGAGACTCATGGAGTTAAAAGACACTGGACTGGAGTGGGCAAAACGAGCTAGAAAG GTGGTAACAGACTCAGGTGCTCTTGCCTTGGAAGATGTTTTCGAGCTTATTTCTGAGGGTGAAAACTTACCTGTTCATGCAGAGCAGGAACTTCAG TCTTTACGAGCTCGGAGTATGTTACACTGCATTTGTCTAAAGCCATACAACTCAAGATCCATGGTTTCTTGTAGTCAATGTGGCGAATGGTATCACACCTATTGTTTAAAGCTTCATTGGCGGCCTAAGGCTTATGTCTGCTCCGCTTGCTGTCCACTGGCAGAAACCACTCCACAGATCGATCCCGCCAG AGCAACAGAGCCAGAGAGACCGTCTCTGAACCAAAGACGGACAAGAATGGTCGCGACTGATGCAGCAGTTAATGACTTAAAGTGGAAAACCCGAAAACACATCAAACGGACAACTAAACGGAGTCCTCAGGTTCATATTCTTCCCTGGTTTTTCACTTAA